ACTCACCGCTCCAAAAAAACCCACCACACCGCTGCCGCTGGTGGGCAAATCCAGGGTGTAGGGGATGGAATTGGCGCCATTTTCGAGATAGAGGGGCGATGGGGTCAGCTGGGTAACACCCACCGTAAAATTGCTGGAAAAACCAAAACATGTGACATTGACACTACCGGTGGCCTGAACATTTTGCGGATCAAGCGGATCGAGGGCGCCGAAAGCGATGTCCTCCGTTCCCGAAACCCAGCAGGCTCCCCAACTCGTAATATAAGCGGAGACAGCCAGGTTTCCACTGGATGCGGCATGTCCCGGAACGGCAACCGCCAGAACGAGGATCATGAATATCAGGACTCTGCGTAGCGCCATCGAAAATCCATGCATTGGAAAAGGGGAAGACGAAAAATGCATGCGAGGACGCCCGCCGAAGGGACCGTCCTCGCATGCGACAAGTCACAACAACTAAGGATTGACCGACAACAAAATCGTATCGGTATACGTGCCGGCCGTTGCCGTGTTATAGGAGTTCGCAGCGATGGTACCGTCGATGGTAACCCCAACAGCTGCACCGGTACCGGTACCGCCTGCAGGAATGCTGACCGAATAAGGGATAGTGCTGGTACCGTTGTCCAGGTACTTCTGACCCGCGACGGCGTGATCACCATCATCCCCGGACAGGGTATAGGCGGTACCGTTGGTGCAGGTTACGGTTACGGCAGTTGAAGACGCTGTAACTTCCACCGCATTGGTGGGATCCAGATTACCGAAAGCCAGGGTGCCACCGGTCATGCTGCAGGAAGAAATGACTGTTGCGGTAACGTCGAGATCCGCGGTATCCGCCGCCATGGCTGTTCCCGCCACAACCGTAAATGCTGCTGCTAAAGCGATTGCTACAATTTTTTTCATGTTGTTGCCTCCTTGATGTTGATTGATTGTTTGTTAAAGTTACCAGGTTAAAAATTCTCAGTTTTCACTACGAGCCGACAAAAACCTTATAAATTAAAGGCTTGTATAAACCAAAACCTGCATCTATAAGATCCACCCTGCGCGGCAGTTTTACTCCATGCCCCATCGGCAAACCGCTACGCCACCGCTGTCTATGTCCATTGCGTAAAAAAAAACGTCCATCCCGACAATGGAG
This DNA window, taken from Syntrophotalea carbinolica DSM 2380, encodes the following:
- a CDS encoding spore coat protein U domain-containing protein; the encoded protein is MALRRVLIFMILVLAVAVPGHAASSGNLAVSAYITSWGACWVSGTEDIAFGALDPLDPQNVQATGSVNVTCFGFSSNFTVGVTQLTPSPLYLENGANSIPYTLDLPTSGSGVVGFFGAVSVPVTAHIQGSDYRFAPAGSYVDTVRVEINP
- a CDS encoding spore coat protein U domain-containing protein, with translation MKKIVAIALAAAFTVVAGTAMAADTADLDVTATVISSCSMTGGTLAFGNLDPTNAVEVTASSTAVTVTCTNGTAYTLSGDDGDHAVAGQKYLDNGTSTIPYSVSIPAGGTGTGAAVGVTIDGTIAANSYNTATAGTYTDTILLSVNP